The Rhinoderma darwinii isolate aRhiDar2 chromosome 10 unlocalized genomic scaffold, aRhiDar2.hap1 SUPER_10_unloc_6, whole genome shotgun sequence genome has a segment encoding these proteins:
- the LOC142697952 gene encoding DNA damage-regulated autophagy modulator protein 1-like, translating to MEINGLGFFTIFLAFWCVAWLSGSYTLTVINSHAPPLMYISETGNFFPENILFRIGFIGMAIASLGLTFLHYKYIMLHAEAFGDRQALVQKILLAIGWSSCVGTAMMATFSTYYYPITHRINACIAFGFGSLYNLWQSILLYKVSESRNFISHFRLASCIMAVTLVVSFIGNKVSVYTHLCAGDQCVKISEMTSKIIEWSMLVLILVNVLSYYQNMQSLSITITWKSFTISKSEKNHL from the exons atggaaatcaatggactgggattcttcaccatcttcttggccttttggtgtgtggcctggctctctggtagctacacactgactgttatcaacagccatgcccccccactgatgtacatcag tgaaacgggaaatttctttcccgaaaatatcctgtttagaataggattcataggaatggccattgcct ctctgggcctgacgtttctacattataagtacatcatgctccatgctgaagcctttggggatcgtcaggccttggttcaaaagatcctcctggcaattggatggtcatcatgcgtcgggacagccatgatggctacattctcg acctactattatccaataactcaccggattaatgcttgcattgcattcgggtttggcagcctttacaacctttggcagtccatactcctctacaaagtgtccgaaagccgaaacttcatcagccatttcagactggcgtcctgcataatggccgtgaccttagtggtttcat tcattggaaataaggtatccgtatacacccacctgtgtgctggagaccaatgtgtaaag atcagtgaaatgacatcaaagatcatagagtggtcgatgttggtcctcattctggtgaatgtattgagctattatcagaatatgcag agtttatctataacaattacctggaaaagcttcaccatctccaagagcgagaagaaccatttataa